In a genomic window of Mycolicibacillus parakoreensis:
- a CDS encoding STAS domain-containing protein yields the protein MGDLTPPLTVDTDFIDGSCVLTAAGSLDGRTYLTLRDTVISAALDEPTAVLVNVENLCVPVVSAWTALSSARWHVSHWPDVPIMVVCAQPSVAVTLSRHGVSRSVPVYPSVDAALRTLGDGAPPRRRRASATLSASTPALHRSRVLVAEWLTGWGRGDLVPVAKVIVDVFVENVLAHTDSRPVVLAETDGATVTVAVKDTARSPAVRREPPHAPHQWIPGLAVVATLSRAWGSTPTGSGKTVWAIIGPENVW from the coding sequence ATGGGCGATCTAACACCGCCGCTGACGGTCGACACCGACTTCATCGACGGCAGCTGCGTGCTCACCGCCGCCGGTTCGCTGGACGGTCGCACCTATCTCACGCTGCGCGACACGGTCATCAGTGCGGCACTGGACGAGCCGACCGCCGTGTTGGTGAACGTCGAGAATCTCTGCGTGCCCGTGGTCTCGGCATGGACGGCCCTCAGCAGCGCACGCTGGCACGTCAGCCACTGGCCCGACGTGCCGATCATGGTGGTGTGCGCGCAGCCGAGCGTGGCCGTGACGCTGTCCAGGCACGGGGTCAGCCGTTCTGTGCCGGTGTATCCCAGCGTCGACGCCGCACTGCGCACCCTCGGCGACGGCGCGCCTCCGCGGCGGCGTCGGGCCAGCGCGACGCTGTCGGCGTCGACGCCTGCGCTGCACCGGTCACGCGTCTTGGTCGCCGAGTGGTTGACCGGGTGGGGCCGCGGCGATCTGGTCCCGGTCGCGAAGGTGATCGTCGACGTCTTCGTGGAGAACGTGCTCGCCCACACCGACAGTCGTCCGGTGGTGCTCGCCGAGACCGACGGTGCGACCGTCACCGTCGCCGTGAAAGACACCGCACGGTCACCGGCGGTGCGCCGGGAGCCGCCGCATGCCCCGCACCAATGGATCCCGGGGTTGGCCGTCGTGGCCACACTCTCCCGGGCCTGGGGCAGTACGCCCACCGGCTCCGGGAAGACGGTCTGGGCGATCATCGGTCCGGAGAATGTCTGGTAG
- a CDS encoding PAS and ANTAR domain-containing protein: MFADPDEQQRVGRFQFFLTDRRWVWSDTVARMHGYEPGAVVPTTELLLHHKHPDDRPEVAVVLDRVQSGEPFSSRHRIIDTGGHTRWVIVVGDYMRGADDAVIGTAGFYVDVTEVLQSDVSTAVSEVTESRAVIEQAKGVLMAAHGISAERAFDILVWRSQETNIKVRELAGRFVEAVVGRMSPGTVSQIDHALLTID; this comes from the coding sequence ATGTTCGCCGACCCCGACGAGCAGCAGCGGGTCGGCCGATTTCAGTTCTTCCTCACCGACCGACGGTGGGTGTGGTCGGACACCGTGGCCCGCATGCACGGCTACGAACCGGGCGCGGTGGTACCGACCACCGAGCTGCTTTTGCACCACAAGCATCCCGACGACCGCCCCGAGGTCGCCGTGGTGCTCGATCGGGTGCAGTCCGGCGAGCCGTTCAGCAGCCGCCACCGCATCATCGACACCGGTGGGCACACCCGGTGGGTGATCGTCGTCGGTGATTACATGCGCGGCGCCGACGACGCCGTGATCGGGACGGCCGGCTTCTACGTCGACGTCACCGAGGTGCTGCAGTCCGATGTCAGTACCGCCGTGTCGGAGGTCACCGAGTCGCGGGCGGTCATCGAACAGGCCAAGGGGGTGCTGATGGCCGCGCACGGCATCTCCGCCGAGCGGGCGTTCGACATCCTCGTCTGGCGCTCCCAGGAGACCAACATCAAGGTGCGGGAACTCGCCGGCCGGTTCGTCGAGGCCGTGGTCGGACGGATGTCACCGGGAACCGTCAGCCAGATCGATCATGCGCTGTTGACCATCGACTGA
- a CDS encoding STAS domain-containing protein translates to MTVTRTTGHPWPSPTTDIDFPAPSWESYTAQIDARWGRSGLVLTVHGEVDAANSEQLTDYVRRCAAHCEWLVLDLSGVDFMGSTGFVALQRIQTAVAGTLRWALVPGRAVSRLLRICDPGSALPARATMTEALAHVQDLALMRASG, encoded by the coding sequence ATGACTGTGACCCGCACGACCGGCCATCCCTGGCCGAGCCCCACGACGGATATCGACTTCCCCGCACCCTCGTGGGAGAGCTACACCGCGCAGATCGACGCCCGATGGGGACGAAGCGGGCTGGTCCTCACCGTGCACGGCGAAGTCGACGCCGCCAACTCCGAGCAGCTCACCGACTACGTACGCCGCTGCGCCGCCCACTGCGAATGGCTGGTGCTCGACCTCAGCGGCGTCGACTTCATGGGCTCGACCGGCTTCGTCGCACTGCAGCGTATTCAGACCGCCGTGGCCGGCACCCTGCGGTGGGCGCTGGTGCCCGGGCGGGCGGTCTCTCGCCTGCTGCGTATCTGTGACCCCGGCTCGGCGCTGCCCGCCCGAGCGACCATGACCGAGGCCCTGGCCCACGTCCAGGACCTGGCGCTGATGCGGGCCTCGGGCTAA
- a CDS encoding DUF7218 family protein, whose product MPNASIKDERLYQDLRDEGNSKEKAARIANAAASSSRRKVGQRGGRSGSYQDWTVPELKKRAKELGLSGYSKLTKGQLITRLRNH is encoded by the coding sequence ATGCCGAACGCGTCGATCAAGGACGAGCGTCTCTACCAGGATCTGCGCGACGAGGGCAACTCCAAGGAGAAGGCGGCCCGGATCGCCAACGCCGCCGCGTCGAGCAGCCGCCGCAAGGTCGGGCAGCGCGGGGGCCGCTCCGGCTCGTACCAGGACTGGACCGTCCCTGAGCTCAAAAAGCGGGCGAAAGAGCTTGGTTTGTCAGGCTATTCGAAGCTGACGAAAGGCCAGCTGATTACGAGACTGCGCAACCATTAG
- the mbp1 gene encoding microaggregate-binding protein 1: MSDKNAAQDAVKGVVEGAKGKVKEAVGTVTGRDDMIREGHAQQDKAESQRDAAKKEAQAEQARAEAHIDEQRQKADQDPES, from the coding sequence ATGAGCGACAAGAACGCCGCACAAGATGCTGTCAAGGGCGTCGTTGAAGGCGCCAAGGGAAAGGTCAAGGAGGCGGTCGGAACGGTCACCGGCCGTGACGACATGATCCGTGAAGGACATGCGCAACAAGACAAAGCGGAGTCCCAACGCGACGCGGCCAAAAAGGAGGCGCAAGCCGAACAGGCCCGCGCCGAGGCTCACATCGACGAGCAACGGCAGAAGGCCGACCAGGACCCCGAAAGCTAG
- a CDS encoding RNA polymerase sigma factor SigF, with translation MMAADAGGSASRGSAEYSDVPEMFRRLAALPAASPRFCAQRDKIVERCLPLADHIARRFDGRGENREDLVQVARVGLVNAVARFDVEAGSDFVSFAVPTIMGEVRRHFRDNSWSVKVPRRLKEMHLRLGAATAELSQRLGRAPTPSELATEMEVSRREVVEGLVAGSSYNTLSIDSGSGGGDDDVRAIADTLGSVDAGMDRIDNLETLRPLLAALPERERTVLILRFFESMTQTQIAERVGVSQMHVSRLLAKSLARLRTQME, from the coding sequence GTGATGGCGGCCGATGCCGGTGGCTCGGCATCGCGGGGCAGCGCGGAGTACTCCGACGTCCCTGAGATGTTCCGACGGTTGGCGGCGCTGCCCGCGGCCTCGCCGCGGTTCTGCGCCCAGCGCGACAAGATCGTGGAGCGCTGCCTGCCGCTGGCCGACCATATCGCCCGCCGCTTCGACGGCCGAGGAGAGAACCGCGAGGATCTGGTGCAGGTGGCGCGGGTGGGGTTGGTCAACGCGGTGGCGCGTTTCGACGTCGAGGCCGGGTCGGATTTCGTGTCGTTCGCGGTGCCCACGATCATGGGGGAGGTCCGCCGCCACTTCCGTGACAACAGTTGGTCGGTGAAGGTGCCGCGGCGCCTCAAGGAGATGCACCTGCGACTGGGGGCCGCGACCGCCGAACTGTCGCAGCGACTCGGGCGGGCCCCGACGCCGTCGGAGTTGGCGACCGAGATGGAGGTGAGCCGCCGTGAGGTCGTCGAAGGCTTGGTGGCGGGCAGTTCCTACAACACGTTGTCGATCGACAGCGGCAGCGGTGGCGGCGACGACGATGTTCGGGCGATCGCCGACACGCTGGGGTCGGTGGACGCCGGGATGGACCGCATCGACAACCTCGAGACGCTGCGCCCGCTGTTGGCGGCCCTGCCCGAGCGTGAACGCACGGTGCTCATCCTGCGGTTCTTCGAGTCGATGACCCAGACCCAGATCGCCGAGCGGGTCGGGGTCTCGCAGATGCACGTCTCACGGCTGCTCGCCAAATCGCTGGCCCGGCTGCGCACCCAAATGGAGTGA
- a CDS encoding thiamine pyrophosphate-requiring protein, translating into MATTADFIVDRLRRWGVHRIFGYPGDGILSMVGALDRADGDPELIQPRHEEMGAFMAAGHAKFTGELGCCLATSGGGAIHLLNGLYDAKLDHQPVVAVIGQQRRMSLGAAFQQEIDPTSLYKDVSSDFIQTCMTPVQARHLVDRACKVALTNRTVATIVLPEDVAEEQAVPSPPRVHGAVYSGVGWTMPRMIPPQSELHKAADILNAGEKVAILIGAGAAGAADEVEQVADLLGAGVAKTSLGRAVLPDDLPYVTGPIGLLGSTASEAMMSQADTLFMIGSSFPYAEWLPKEGQCRGVEINRDGRMIGLRYPMDANLVGDAADTLAELLPLLKRKGDRAWRSTIESEVATWWRTLDDRAHDKADPLNPELVVHELSKRLPDNAVLTTDAGAVANWWARHLRLRPGMAASLGGNLASMGPGTPYAIAAKLAHPGRPVIAIVGDGVFQMNGMAEMITVKRYRDRLSDGPLIFCVFNNQDLNQVTWEQRAMGGQPKFEGSQHIPDVPYAEFATLIGLTGIRCDDPATIGEAWDEALSAAGPVVLEVVVDPDVPPVPPQIRSEMAKNTAKAVLHDPDRVSMTTKGAKQKMHEFTESAKQTVRDVRERIRDE; encoded by the coding sequence ATGGCGACAACCGCGGATTTCATCGTCGACCGGCTACGCCGATGGGGAGTACACCGCATCTTCGGCTACCCCGGTGACGGCATCCTGTCGATGGTGGGGGCGCTGGATCGCGCCGACGGCGACCCCGAGCTGATCCAGCCGCGCCACGAGGAGATGGGTGCGTTCATGGCCGCCGGGCACGCCAAGTTCACCGGGGAACTGGGCTGTTGCCTGGCCACCTCCGGCGGCGGCGCGATCCATCTGCTCAACGGCCTCTACGACGCGAAACTCGACCATCAGCCGGTGGTGGCGGTCATCGGCCAGCAGAGACGGATGTCGTTGGGCGCGGCGTTCCAGCAGGAGATCGACCCGACCTCGCTGTACAAGGACGTGTCCAGCGACTTCATCCAGACGTGCATGACCCCGGTGCAGGCGCGCCACCTGGTGGACCGGGCGTGCAAGGTGGCGTTGACCAACCGCACGGTGGCCACCATCGTGCTGCCCGAGGACGTCGCCGAGGAGCAGGCGGTGCCCTCCCCGCCGCGGGTGCACGGCGCGGTCTACAGCGGTGTCGGCTGGACCATGCCGCGGATGATCCCGCCGCAGTCCGAACTGCACAAAGCCGCCGACATCCTCAACGCCGGCGAGAAGGTCGCGATCCTCATCGGTGCCGGCGCCGCCGGCGCGGCCGATGAGGTGGAGCAGGTCGCCGACCTGCTGGGCGCGGGCGTGGCGAAGACCTCACTCGGTCGGGCGGTTCTGCCCGACGACCTGCCGTATGTGACCGGCCCGATCGGTCTGCTCGGATCGACCGCCAGCGAGGCGATGATGTCGCAGGCCGACACGCTGTTCATGATCGGGTCCAGCTTCCCCTACGCCGAATGGTTGCCGAAGGAAGGACAGTGCCGCGGCGTGGAGATCAACCGCGACGGACGCATGATCGGCCTGCGGTACCCGATGGACGCCAACCTCGTCGGGGATGCCGCCGATACGCTGGCCGAACTCCTGCCGCTGCTCAAACGCAAAGGCGACCGGGCGTGGCGCTCCACCATCGAGAGCGAGGTGGCCACCTGGTGGCGGACCCTCGACGATCGGGCGCACGACAAGGCCGACCCCCTCAACCCCGAACTGGTCGTCCACGAACTGTCCAAACGGCTGCCCGACAACGCGGTGCTGACCACCGACGCGGGCGCGGTGGCCAACTGGTGGGCCCGGCATCTGCGGCTGCGTCCCGGTATGGCGGCGTCGCTGGGCGGAAACCTGGCCAGCATGGGGCCGGGCACCCCCTATGCGATCGCCGCCAAACTGGCCCACCCGGGCCGGCCGGTCATCGCCATCGTCGGCGACGGGGTGTTCCAGATGAACGGAATGGCCGAGATGATCACCGTCAAACGCTACCGGGATCGGCTGTCGGACGGCCCGTTGATCTTCTGCGTGTTCAACAACCAGGATCTCAACCAGGTCACCTGGGAACAGCGCGCCATGGGCGGGCAACCGAAATTCGAGGGCAGCCAACATATTCCCGACGTTCCCTATGCCGAGTTCGCCACGCTGATCGGGTTGACCGGAATCCGCTGCGACGACCCGGCCACCATCGGCGAGGCCTGGGATGAGGCGCTCTCGGCCGCCGGTCCGGTGGTCCTCGAAGTGGTCGTCGACCCGGACGTGCCGCCGGTGCCTCCGCAGATCCGCAGCGAGATGGCGAAGAACACCGCCAAGGCCGTGCTGCACGATCCGGACCGGGTGAGCATGACCACCAAGGGTGCCAAGCAGAAGATGCATGAGTTCACCGAGTCGGCGAAGCAAACCGTTCGTGATGTGCGCGAACGGATCCGCGACGAATGA
- a CDS encoding ATP-binding protein produces the protein MEAAQDQRADRSVELRVAARVDNIAVVRTLVGAVGALEDFDVDSVADLRLAVDEACTQLVHAASDGATLVTVVDPGSDVVRIDVCVPCRGDREIVSPGSFGWHVLTSLVDEVDTYRDGEQPGVGGQTVGVVLTKRRVGIE, from the coding sequence ATGGAAGCGGCCCAAGATCAGCGTGCTGACCGGTCGGTGGAGTTGCGGGTCGCGGCACGCGTCGACAACATCGCGGTCGTGCGCACACTGGTCGGCGCGGTCGGCGCACTGGAGGATTTCGATGTCGACAGCGTCGCCGACCTGCGCCTGGCCGTCGACGAGGCCTGTACCCAGCTGGTGCACGCGGCCAGCGACGGGGCGACGCTGGTGACGGTCGTCGATCCGGGCTCCGACGTGGTGCGCATCGATGTGTGCGTGCCCTGCCGCGGCGACCGCGAGATCGTGTCCCCCGGCAGTTTCGGTTGGCACGTGCTGACGTCCCTGGTCGACGAGGTCGACACCTACCGTGATGGCGAGCAGCCCGGGGTGGGGGGCCAGACGGTCGGGGTGGTGTTGACCAAACGCCGGGTGGGGATTGAGTGA